The region GCCTTGCGGCCGTCCTTTTCAGCCTTTTCAAGCGCCTTCAGGACATCGGCCGGATTGTTCACCTTCATGCCTCCGACTTCCAGGATGACGTCTCCGGTGCCGAGGTTCTTTTCCGCTGCCGGGCTGTCCGGGCCGATTTCGACGATGACAACGCCTTCACCTTCCAGGCCGGCTTCGGCTTTCGTGGTCAGGACCAGGCCGAGCTTGTCCAGCGAAGTCTTGCCTTCTTCAGCCTGCGGGGTTGCGGCAGCAGCCTGCTCCTGGTCCTGCAGGCGGCCCAGGGTGACGCTGATGTCCTTCTCTTCGCCATCCCGCCAGACGGTCACGTCCACCTTGGTGTCGGGCTCATAGGCAGCGATGATCTTGGACAGGTCGCGCGGACCGTCCACCTTGGTGCCGTCGACGGCCAGGATGGTATCGCCCGCACGCAGGCCGGCTTTCTGAGCCGGGCTTTCCGGCTGTGCTTCCGCGACAATTGCGCCGCGTGCACTGTCAAGGCCGATGCTTTCGGCGATGTCGTCGGTGACCCCCTGGATCTGGACCCCCAGCCAGCCACGGACGACGGTCCCGTCATCCTTCAGCTGCATGATGACATCCTGCGCGGTCGAGGACGGGATTGCGAACGCAATACCGACATTGCCGCCGGACGGCGAGAAGATCGCCGCGTTCACACCAATCACCTCTCCATGCATGTTGAAGGCCGGACCACCGGAATTGCCGCGGTTCACGGGGGCGTCGATCTGGATGAAGTCGTCATAGGGGCCTGCACCGATGTCGCGGCCGCGGGCGGACACGATGCCGGCCGTGACAGACCCGCCAAGGCCGAATGGATTACCGATGGCAACGGTCCACTCGCCGACCTGCGGCGCGTCCTGGGCAAAGTTCACGTACGTGAAGTCTGCCTCGCCTTCGACCTTGAGCAACGCCAGGTCGGTGCGCTTGTCCGCGCCGATCAGCGTGGCGTCGTACTCATTGCCGTCCTGATCGATCACGGTGAACTCGGTCCCCTT is a window of Roseibium salinum DNA encoding:
- a CDS encoding Do family serine endopeptidase, with product MRSVWISASPADFSDVVRTVSPAVVSVRVKQAAEPRMMNFGGGENFEEFFKGLPDGHPFQRFFREFGERGEEGNTPRRAPRQYGMSQGSGFFISEDGYVVTNQHVIDKGTEFTVIDQDGNEYDATLIGADKRTDLALLKVEGEADFTYVNFAQDAPQVGEWTVAIGNPFGLGGSVTAGIVSARGRDIGAGPYDDFIQIDAPVNRGNSGGPAFNMHGEVIGVNAAIFSPSGGNVGIAFAIPSSTAQDVIMQLKDDGTVVRGWLGVQIQGVTDDIAESIGLDSARGAIVAEAQPESPAQKAGLRAGDTILAVDGTKVDGPRDLSKIIAAYEPDTKVDVTVWRDGEEKDISVTLGRLQDQEQAAAATPQAEEGKTSLDKLGLVLTTKAEAGLEGEGVVIVEIGPDSPAAEKNLGTGDVILEVGGMKVNNPADVLKALEKAEKDGRKAVLFRVESNERSRFVALPMNVG